The following is a genomic window from Balneolaceae bacterium.
ATATGCCAACAATGAGTTTAGCAAATACACTGTCATTCCATAATATTGAAGATCAAGAAAAAGAGTTTCCCATTATCAGGGTATTTGGTACACTGGGATGGATTGTTGCCGGTCTTGCCGTGAGCTTTGTTCTTGTGAGCTTTGTAGCTGAAGGTGTTCAACCGGAAGCAACTGCCCTGCCGCTTTATCTTACCGCAGGTGCAAGTATTCTTCTCGGGCTATACAGTTTTACCCTTCCCCACACACCGCCCCCTGCAAAAGGAGAGTCAGTATCCGTGCGAAGTATTGTTGGTGTGGATGCTCTGAAACACCTGGGAAGTAAATCTTTCTTTATTTTTCTTGGTAGTTCCATGCTAATATGCATTCCTTTGGCAGCCTATTACAATTTTACTCAACTATATCTTGGCGGTGCCGGTTTCCAGAATATTGCAGCTACACAAACTATTGGCCAGGTTTCTGAGGTGCTCTTTATGTTATTAATGCCGTTCTTTTTTATTCGGTTGGGAGTAAAATGGATGCTTGGCGTGGGTATGTTGGCGTGGGTTTTAAGATATGCTCTATTTGCTCTTGGTGCACCCGATGCAACAACCTGGATGATTATCGGGGGTATTGCTCTTCATGGAATATGTTATGATTTCTTCTTTGTCACAGGTCAAATTTATGTTGATATAAAGGCATTTGAGCGGATTCGCGGGCAAGCCCAGGGGCTCATTGTGTTGATTACATATGGCGTTGGAATGTTGATTGGAGCACAGTTGGCCGGGTTGGCTTTTAATGTTTATCTGGGAGATCAGTCGGCCTTGACGCTGGATCAATGGTATAGTTTCTGGTGGTTACCTGCTTTATTTGCTGCCGTAGTTTTCCTTTTCTTTATTTTTACTTTTGATGATCGAGAAGCAGAGAAAAAGGTCACTGAAGAGGATGTAAGTCCGCTATAGTAACTAATGGAAGGCTTTTCAAAACTATGACCGTCATCCTGAACTTGATTCAGGATCTCCTGATACTGGCTATAAAGACGAATGGAGAATCTGAATCGAGTTCAGATTGACGCATACCCACGGTTTTGCAAAGCCTTCTAATATCCCGTATTACCAATAACAAAATTTCAAACCCTATTCCTGTAAAATTAGCGGTATGGTTGAGAATGAACTGAAATAACTACCGCAAATTTTCTTTGTTTTCGATAAGCAAATCATATCTATGAATGGATTTCTTTAGAAAATGGATAAAACCAATTCTTCTTGGAAAAAGATAAATGCTCAACTTATAATTCCACCTCTTTAATCTTCTCATCCGGATCCATCAGGTAAGTTCTTAGCGTACCATCTTTTAATTTTTCAACAACCCGAAATCCCCTGTATTCTGTTCCCCAACTTCCTCCAAAATGACCGTCAAACATAAAGGGTATCTCTCCCTCTATTTTTATTCCATCCTCTTGATGATCATGTCCGTTAAAAACAGCTGTTACATTCTCATAGCGTGCTAACAGTTTGTGAAAATCAGGACACTCGATCCCATGATCGGTCCAGTTATTAGGCGTAATATGTAGAAATAAATAGATCTCTGATGCAGTTTTGTAATGATCCAATTGTCGTTCAAACCATTCTTTATCCGGACACAAATAGTCTCCTTTTATATTCGAAGTTGTTCCCAAAAGAATAACCCGTTTACCAAACTCTACAGCATGGTTTTGTGGATATCCCCAAATCTCTTCCCATCTCTCAGGAGTTACCATATCATGATTGCCTTTGGTGACGTAAAATGATAAATCAGATTTTGATAGAGCTTTATATGCAGGTTTTAAATACTGCGGATCATCATGAATAATATCTCCATTATAGATAACAAATTCGGAAGGGAACATTTTATGATATCTGTTCACCTTTGAAACAATTGTTGAATAATAATTTTGATATGAAGTACCTGACTGTCCGTAATGACCATCAGAAGCAACCGTGAAGCGAAAATCCACTTTATTATCGTAGGGGTTAAATGAACCTCGAAATAACTGCCCGTTTATAATTAAAAATCCCCCAACTGTAACTCGCCGTAAAAATTCTTTCCTTTTCATGTTGTATTTCTATTTAATTTCTTAACAATATAGCAGGCATTATTTAAACTTCATCACAGTTCTCAAAATTGATGTAGAATGTACTACGTATTCAGTGCAGATTTACGGGGTACACACAAATCAATATCACTATTATTTATCCTGTTTGTTGAATGTTATTTAGATTAACAGCCGGTATTAGGTTGACTATTATTTTTCTGGAAAGAGTATCCAATTTATTCATGAACCCGAAAGTCTGGAATAGTAATTTTTTTATGGTAATAAGATCATTTTCGACAGATATAAAAATTGTTGGAATTTTCTTTTTCACTTTCCATACACGGCAGATAAAACTCTAAACATCATGGAAAAGAGTTTTTATATTCCGCCTTTAAACCTATTTTTCAATATTGCTTAAATAAAAGAATATCTAACAAAATTTGCTCTACCATGATTGATACCATGTCTTTTAAAACGAAGCCAAAATTTCTTTCAATTCCATCTGCTTTTTTAATGAGTATCCTCATTTGTTTAATTGTGCTGCCTTCTCAACTGTTTTCCCAATCAATTCCCGGATCTGAAATTACCGGCGACTGGAATTTGGTTGTTGAAACTGAAAATGGAGAGCGTCCTTCCTGGTTGCGTGTTAAAGCGTCGGGAATTAATGCTCTTATCGGCCAATTTGTAGGCATTGACGGAAGTGCAAGACCTGTTTCAGAGATTAAATACTCTGAACATACAGGGATTTATAGTTTTACAATTCCGCCTCAGTGGATGAACATTGACACAAATATGCATATGGAATTTACACATTCCAATGGCCAACTAACGGGTACTACGTCTTACGGTTCCACAGTTCTAAACTGGACAGCTACCCGAGCCCCGAAATTAATACGAAAAGATAACCCAACTTGGGGGAACCCTATAAACCTGATTGATGAGAATCTTTCAAAATGGAAGCTGGCAGACAATAATCAATTCCATGTGGAAGATGGTATTTTAATCAACCAAGAAACTGGTGGCCATCTCATTACAAAAGATACTTTTTCAGATTTTAAAATATCCCTGGAATACAATATTCCGGAAGGCAGCAACAGCGGACTTTATCTACGCGGCCGTTACGAAGTTCAAATTATGGATTCATATGGAATGGAACCCTCCTCTACCGGTGTGGGTGGCGTTTATGGATTTATCAAACCAATAGTGAATGCCGCAAAACCAGCCGGAGAATGGCAAACACTTGAAGTTACACTCATTGGGCGATTGGTAACAGTAGTACACAATGGTGTTGAAGTGATCTGCAATCGACCCATACCGGGAACTACTGGTGGTGCAATAGACAGCCACGAAGCAGAACCAGGTCCAATATTTTTACAGGGAGATCATGGACCCGTTTCTTTTAGAAATATAGAGATCACTCCGGCGATAGAAAATTAAACGATCTACAGCTAACAAACCCGCTCAACTAAAAATCCCTCCAGTCTGGAGGGATTTTTTTTAACCGTAGATCTCTACTGAAATCTGTATGATAATAGGATGATGATCAAAGAATTTTCATCTCGTCCGGATCCCAATGCACAACTTCGCCGGTTTCCTCGCTTATATTACATGCCAATGCAGGGGCAGCTGCCCGTAAGCCAAAAGTACCATCTTGCAGTAACTCCGTTCCGTTTCGAATAGCATCATAGAAATTGAGAAAATGTTCGCGTCTGCTGCTGAAATCATCCGGTGTTCGGTAAATAAACTCTGATGGTTCAATGATTTCCGGTGCAGGTTCAGGAAATTTTTCTTCATAATACTCCCTGTACTCCTCTCGAACCGCCTCACTAAAATTGCCGATACTCATCCCCGGACGATCAGGTAATCTGCCTTTCCTTAGAATAACGGTATCACCTTCAAGAACCATCTCACCTTCGGATCCGACCAATCGTGTATGACGGCCTCCTCCTGAACCATCCGTAAAATTACTTCTCAGCGATAGGTTAAATGCAGGATGCCGTTCCGTCTCTGGATATTCAAATATTCCCAGCATGATATCCGGCACGTTTCGGCCATCGTGCCAATAACGCAAACCACCCATCCCAGAAATTTTATTGGGTCCGGTTGAACCAGTAATTTTATGTAATTCAGAAAGCAGATGAACAAACAGGTCCCCTGGAATTCCGGTACCATACGCTTTGTAATTTCGAAATCTGAAGAACCGTTTGGCATCAAATGGCAGCTGTTCTGTATCCTTCAGATAGGTATCCCAATCGATGTTTTCGGGTGAAGCACTTGGCGGAATAGAGTACTGCCATGCACCCATCTGTGAATACCGATCGATATACGCTTCAGCAAAAATCAGCTCACCAATAGCACCTTCATTGTACAACTCCATCGCCTTTTGCTGATCAAGCCCACTGGTGCCCTGGCTGCCCACAATTAATGGTAATCCTGTCTTTTTTTCCGCTTCAATAACGGGATGCCCCTCTTCAATATGCTGAACCATCGGTTTCTCGCAGTAAACTGCTTTACCGGCGTTCAATGCATCAATTGTAATTGTATCGTGCCAGTGATCAGACGTCCCTACAATTACTGCATCAATATCATCTCTGTTGATAAGTTCACGATAATCTTTCGTCGTGTAAATATCATCACCAAAAAGTTCCCGACATCTTTCCACTCTTGAATCATAGAGATCACATGCTGCAATTATCCTGGCTCCGTCAATCTCGTTTGCAACTTGGGCATCTATCTGCCCCATCCAACCGGCTCCAATCAATCCCAGTTGTATTTGATCGTTTGCGGAATAGTTTTTCCGCGCTTTAGGTTTCAGTTCAATCGTTTCTGATTTTCCTTTTGCAAAACCACTCAAAAATGGAGCTCCGGTCAAACCTAAAGAGGCAGCGCCCATCTTCTTTAAAAATGATTTTCTTGATTGCCCTTTTTTGTCAGAATTGCTCATATGTTGTAAAGTGTTGAATTTAAAATTTGATCAAAAAGTTTGTTGTCATCCTGTATAAATAAACAACTATTAAATAGTAAAACCTGCCCGATGAATATTAAATCGCGAAAATATCCACCGAACAGGCCTGTAGCAAACTATTTTTTAGTGATAGCTCCGCTCGCCAATTCCATCAGGAATTCCACGGTAGTAGCGAAAATGTTCGTGAGGTACACCATCTACAGCTCCCCGTTCAAAAACAATCTCCCGCATTCGTTCCACAAATTCATCTCCGTTTGTATAATCCTCCGGATCGGGACCTTTATAATCATTAAATGATTCCCGGTTGAACTGACTCATATACTTAGCACGTGCCTGAGCTTTCATATCTGCGTAATCAGAAATATCAACATGTACATTTTGTGCTTCATCAAGACTGTCATAAAAAAGATATTCACTGATAGTATGTGGTTCCAGACCATCCTGGATAATCTGTCCAGGGAAAATAAGGTGCCATTCAGCCGCACGTGCAGCATCAGC
Proteins encoded in this region:
- a CDS encoding MFS transporter, translating into MKKFVKARLSGMMFLQFFIWGAWYTAIAVYMSNNGMEDLTHWPFTVNPIAAICAPFFVGLIADRFFPTEKVLGSLHIFGGIIMGITPLAVDNPLLFILLLLAYNLCYMPTMSLANTLSFHNIEDQEKEFPIIRVFGTLGWIVAGLAVSFVLVSFVAEGVQPEATALPLYLTAGASILLGLYSFTLPHTPPPAKGESVSVRSIVGVDALKHLGSKSFFIFLGSSMLICIPLAAYYNFTQLYLGGAGFQNIAATQTIGQVSEVLFMLLMPFFFIRLGVKWMLGVGMLAWVLRYALFALGAPDATTWMIIGGIALHGICYDFFFVTGQIYVDIKAFERIRGQAQGLIVLITYGVGMLIGAQLAGLAFNVYLGDQSALTLDQWYSFWWLPALFAAVVFLFFIFTFDDREAEKKVTEEDVSPL
- a CDS encoding metallophosphoesterase, translating into MKRKEFLRRVTVGGFLIINGQLFRGSFNPYDNKVDFRFTVASDGHYGQSGTSYQNYYSTIVSKVNRYHKMFPSEFVIYNGDIIHDDPQYLKPAYKALSKSDLSFYVTKGNHDMVTPERWEEIWGYPQNHAVEFGKRVILLGTTSNIKGDYLCPDKEWFERQLDHYKTASEIYLFLHITPNNWTDHGIECPDFHKLLARYENVTAVFNGHDHQEDGIKIEGEIPFMFDGHFGGSWGTEYRGFRVVEKLKDGTLRTYLMDPDEKIKEVEL
- a CDS encoding DUF1080 domain-containing protein produces the protein MSILICLIVLPSQLFSQSIPGSEITGDWNLVVETENGERPSWLRVKASGINALIGQFVGIDGSARPVSEIKYSEHTGIYSFTIPPQWMNIDTNMHMEFTHSNGQLTGTTSYGSTVLNWTATRAPKLIRKDNPTWGNPINLIDENLSKWKLADNNQFHVEDGILINQETGGHLITKDTFSDFKISLEYNIPEGSNSGLYLRGRYEVQIMDSYGMEPSSTGVGGVYGFIKPIVNAAKPAGEWQTLEVTLIGRLVTVVHNGVEVICNRPIPGTTGGAIDSHEAEPGPIFLQGDHGPVSFRNIEITPAIEN
- a CDS encoding Gfo/Idh/MocA family oxidoreductase, producing MSNSDKKGQSRKSFLKKMGAASLGLTGAPFLSGFAKGKSETIELKPKARKNYSANDQIQLGLIGAGWMGQIDAQVANEIDGARIIAACDLYDSRVERCRELFGDDIYTTKDYRELINRDDIDAVIVGTSDHWHDTITIDALNAGKAVYCEKPMVQHIEEGHPVIEAEKKTGLPLIVGSQGTSGLDQQKAMELYNEGAIGELIFAEAYIDRYSQMGAWQYSIPPSASPENIDWDTYLKDTEQLPFDAKRFFRFRNYKAYGTGIPGDLFVHLLSELHKITGSTGPNKISGMGGLRYWHDGRNVPDIMLGIFEYPETERHPAFNLSLRSNFTDGSGGGRHTRLVGSEGEMVLEGDTVILRKGRLPDRPGMSIGNFSEAVREEYREYYEEKFPEPAPEIIEPSEFIYRTPDDFSSRREHFLNFYDAIRNGTELLQDGTFGLRAAAPALACNISEETGEVVHWDPDEMKIL